In Prunus dulcis chromosome 1, ALMONDv2, whole genome shotgun sequence, the following are encoded in one genomic region:
- the LOC117615779 gene encoding probable glucan endo-1,3-beta-glucosidase A6 encodes MGPLVFFLFPLLGLSFAEISSKIGINYGQLGNNLPSPNSSIELIKSMNAGRVKLYDANPEILNLLSGTNLQVSIMVPNNEISTIASNQAKADEWVRNNVLPYYPQTMIRYLLVGNEVLSYNSSDQDRQMWLDLVPAMTKIKSSLKAQNITNIKVGTPLAMDVLQSTFPPSNSMFRPDISNSVMAPMLRFLNRTNSFMFIDVYPFFPWSSNTTSISLDFALFRGNNNTNYYTDPGSGLIYTNLLDQMLDSLIYAMAKLGYPNIRLLITETGWPNSGDIEQPGANIHNAATYNRNLIHRMVAKPPLGTPARPGVVIPTFIFSLFDENQKTGPGTERHWGLLHADGTPIYDIDLTGKRRSEDHEPLPEANNNSPYKGMVWCVVAKGVNNDELDSALNNLCSSSAGNGTCDALSTGKECYEPVSEILHASYAFSSYWAKFRSHGATCYFNGLAEQTTVDPSHGSCKFPSVTL; translated from the exons ATGGGACCTctggttttctttctcttccctCTCCTTGGTCTTTCAT TTGCAGAGATCTCAAGCAAAATTGGCATAAACTATGGGCAGCTTGGCAACAATTTGCCATCCCCAAACAGCTCCATTGAGCTCATCAAATCCATGAATGCAGGGCGTGTGAAGCTCTACGACGCCAACCCGGAAATCTTAAACCTCCTGTCTGGCACCAATCTGCAAGTCTCAATTATGGTCCCAAACAATGAAATCTCAACCATTGCATCAAACCAAGCCAAAGCCGATGAATGGGTTCGAAACAATGTCCTTCCCTATTACCCCCAGACCATGATCCGGTACCTCCTTGTAGGCAACGAAGTCCTTAGCTACAACTCCTCGGACCAAGATCGCCAAATGTGGCTTGATCTTGTCCCTGCCATGACTAAAATCAAGTCTTCCCTCAAAGCCCAAAATATCACAAACATCAAAGTGGGTACCCCATTAGCCATGGATGTGTTACAATCAACATTCCCACCATCGAACAGCATGTTTAGGCCCGATATCTCCAATTCGGTCATGGCCCCAATGCTAAGATTTTTGAACCGGACCAACTCCTTTATGTTCATTGATGTGTATCCTTTTTTTCCATGGTCTTCAAACACTACGAGCATTAGTCTAGACTTCGCATTATTTAGAGGAAACAACAATACTAACTACTACACTGACCCAGGAAGCGGGTTGATCTACACTAACCTCCTAGACCAAATGCTTGATTCATTGATCTATGCCATGGCCAAGCTAGGGTACCCGAACATCCGGCTCTTGATCACGGAGACCGGCTGGCCTAATTCCGGTGACATCGAACAGCCTGGTGCTAATATACATAATGCAGCCACATATAACCGAAATTTGATACATAGAATGGTCGCTAAGCCACCTCTTGGGACACCAGCTAGGCCTGGTGTAGTCATACCTACGTtcatattttcattgtttgatGAAAATCAAAAGACAGGGCCAGGGACAGAGAGGCATTGGGGCTTGTTGCATGCTGATGGAACTCCCATTTATGACATTGACTTGACAG GAAAAAGGCGATCGGAGGACCACGAGCCCTTGCCGGAAGCGAATAATAACAGTCCTTACAAGGGCATGGTGTGGTGTGTGGTGGCTAAGGGTGTAAATAATGATGAGCTAGATTCGGCGTTAAACAATTTGTGCAGTAGTAGTGCAGGGAATGGTACGTGTGATGCGCTTTCAACAGGGAAGGAGTGCTATGAACCAGTTTCAGAGATTTTGCATGCGAGCTATGCCTTCAGTTCCTACTGGGCCAAGTTTAGGAGCCATGGAGCTACTTGCTATTTCAATGGGCTGGCAGAGCAAACAACTGTGGACCCCA GTCATGGATCTTGCAAGTTCCCTAGTGTGACTCTTTGA
- the LOC117616743 gene encoding receptor-like kinase TMK4 yields MVLLLQTRLAFFLALCVLFLSSSTAADDSDVMSKLAEGLKNTPEDWSTGKTYCDWEGIKCDGNRVTSINLTSKSLSGSLPSNLNSLTQLTTLSLQSNSLSGPFPSLANLSLLQEIFLDTNNFTSIPSGCFQGLSSLQVLSMSQNINLVPWVLPNELTQASSLVTLAAGNANLYGYLPDIFDSFPNLQNLRLSYNNFSGFLPKSFSGSGIQNLWLNNQQFGLSGTIEVLSNMTQLNQVWLHKNQFTGPIPDISRCKTLFDLQLRDNLLTGIVPATLLSSTAILNVSLDNNKLQGPLPVFWSNGKKATFDGNNSFCQTKPGPCDPQVNTLLEVAGALGYPISLAESWEGNNACDRWSFIVCDTQGKVITVNFENKHFTGIISPAFANLTSLKNLVLKNNNLTGSIPASLLTLQQLQLLDVSNNNLFGEIPKFPYTVKLITTGNLLIGTTPSSGGGGGGTPSGSGLNGTTPNGSPSPAPASGDSSVSPGMIAGIVIAVVIFIVVILFVSIKCYASKKLGKLGRVDNPMNGIKIAKSDVMSSANGYNGVQSDLHSQSSGDLHVFEGGNVAISIHVLRDVTNNFSEDNILGRGGFGVVYKGELHDGTRIAVKRMKFVAESTEGMNEFEAEIAFLAKVKHRHLVALLGYCINGNERLLVYEYMPQGTLTQHLFNWRENGVPPLTWRQRITIALDVARGVEYLHELAQQSFIHRDLKPSNILLGDDMRAKVADFGLVKCAPDANSVQTRIAGTFGYLAPEYAATGRVTTRVDVYAFGVVLMQLLSGKKALDYTIPDERSLLVTWFRRFLIKKEYIPKAIDETLKNHDEETMECICEVAQLAGHCTAHNPFQRPEMSYVVNKLAPLVRNWKPTSHEEEEKYGIDRHMSLPQGLEWQANEDASDVEVSWLTRLPRSLSC; encoded by the exons ATGGTTCTGCTGCTGCAAACCAGGCTGGCTTTCTTTCTAGCACTCTGTGTACTCTTCCTCAGCAGCAGCACAGCGGCAGACGACTCAGATGTGATGTCGAAGCTTGCAGAAGGCCTAAAGAACACACCCGAAGACTGGTCAACAGGAAAAACCTACTGCGACTGGGAGGGCATCAAATGTGACGGAAACAGAGTCACCTCCATCAACTTAACCTCCAAGTCTCTCTCTGGCTCTCTCCCTTCAAATCTCAACTCTCTCACTCAGCTCACCACCCTCTCACTCCAAAGCAACTCTCTTTCTGGCCCCTTTCCTTCTTTAGCCAACCTCTCTTTGCTCCAAGAAATCTTTCTTGACACCAACAATTTCACTTCCATTCCTTCTGGGTGTTTTCAAGGCCTCTCAAGCTTGCAGGTTTTGAGCATGAGCCAAAACATCAATCTTGTTCCATGGGTTTTGCCCAATGAGCTCACTCAAGCTTCAAGCTTGGTCACTTTAGCTGCAGGTAATGCAAACTTATATGGGTATTTGCCTGATATCTTTGATTCCTTTCCAAACTTGCAAAATCTGAGGCTTTCTTACaataatttttctgggtttttgcCCAAAAGCTTTTCTGGATCTGGGATTCAAAACCTCTGGCTTAACAATCAGCAATTTGGGTTATCTGGTACGATTGAAGTTTTATCAAACATGACCCAGTTAAACCAGGTTTGGCTCCATAAGAACCAATTCACTGGTCCGATCCCAGACATCTCAAGGTGTAAAACTTTGTTTGATCTTCAGCTTCGTGATAACCTGTTAACTGGCATTGTGCCAGCCACATTGTTGTCCTCAACTGCCATACTAAACGTTTCTTTGGACAATAACAAGCTGCAGGGTCCTCTGCCTGTGTTTTGGTCCAATGGGAAAAAAGCCACATTTGATGGTAATAATAGCTTCTGCCAAACCAAACCAGGACCTTGTGATCCGCAGGTCAACACTCTGCTTGAGGTTGCAGGGGCTTTAGGGTACCCAATTTCGCTTGCTGAGTCTTGGGAGGGAAACAATGCTTGCGATAGATGGAGCTTCATTGTTTGTGATACGCAAGGAAAGGTTATCACTGTGAATTTTGAGAACAAGCATTTCACTGGGATCATTTCGCCTGCGTTTGCCAATTTGACATCTTTGAAAAATTTGGTGTTGAAGAATAACAATTTGACCGGGTCGATACCGGCCAGCTTGTTAACCTTGCAGCAGCTTCAGCTTCTTGATGTTTCAAATAACAATCTTTTTGGggaaattccaaaattccCATATACGGTGAAGTTAATTACAACAGGCAATCTCTTGATTGGGACTACTCCGAGCTCTggagggggaggaggaggaactCCATCCGGGTCTGGTTTGAATGGAACTACACCCAATGGGAGTCCGAGTCCAGCTCCTGCTTCGGGTGATTCATCAGTGTCTCCTGGTATGATTGCTGGTATAGTTATTGCTGTTGTAATATTCATTGTGGTGATATTGTTTGTGTCCATCAAATGTTATGCTAGTAAAAAGCTTGGGAAACTTGGAAGGGTCGATAACCCAATGAATGGTATCAAAATTGCTAAGAGTGATGTGATGAGTAGTGCAAATGGGTATAATGGAGTTCAAAGCGATTTGCATAGCCAGAGCAGTGGTGATCTTCATGTTTTTGAGGGTGGAAATGTTGCAATTTCGATCCACGTTCTTAGAGACGTGACAAACAATTTTAGTGAGGATAACATTTTGGGTAGAGGAGGGTTTGGAGTTGTTTATAAAGGTGAATTGCATGATGGGACTAGAATTGCTGTTAAGAGGATGAAATTTGTGGCAGAAAGCACTGAAGGAATGAATGAGTTCGAGGCAGAAATTGCATTCCTAGCTAAGGTCAAGCATAGGCATCTAGTTGCTCTTTTAGGATACTGCATCAACGGAAATGAGAGGCTTTTGGTGTACGAGTACATGCCACAAGGGACATTAACACAGCACTTGTTTAATTGGCGTGAGAACGGCGTACCTCCTCTTACTTGGAGGCAGAGAATCACAATAGCATTGGATGTGGCAAGAGGAGTTGAATATCTGCATGAATTAGCTCAACAAAGTTTCATTCACAGAGACTTAAAACCCTCTAACATTCTTCTAGGGGATGACATGAGGGCCAAGGTGGCCGACTTTGGCTTGGTAAAATGTGCCCCTGATGCGAATTCTGTTCAGACTCGGATAGCAGGGACGTTTGGCTATCTTGCACCAGAATATGCAG CTACGGGACGAGTGACGACAAGAGTAGATGTTTATGCATTTGGAGTGGTGTTGATGCAACTTTTGAGTGGGAAGAAGGCCTTAGATTATACAATTCCAGATGAAAGGTCTCTCTTGGTTACATGGTTCCGCAGATTCCTTATTAAGAAGGAATACATTCCAAAGGCTATTGACGAAACTCTTAAGAACCATGATGAGGAGACAATGGAGTGTATATGCGAAGTCGCTCAGCTAGCAGGACATTGCACTGCTCATAATCCATTCCAAAGACCAGAGATGAGCTATGTGGTCAACAAGCTGGCTCCTCTGGTTAGGAATTGGAAGCCTACCAgtcatgaagaagaagaaaagtatgGCATTGATCGGCACATGAGCCTTCCTCAAGGATTGGAATGGCAAGCCAATGAAGATGCTTCTGATGTTGAAGTCTCTTGGCTTACCCGTCTTCCCAGAAGTTTAAGTTGTTAG
- the LOC117637705 gene encoding receptor-like kinase TMK4 — MGPLRTLQALCLTLSLLLLTTTSTTADDSDVMSKLAEGLKNTPKDWSTGKTYCDWEGIKCDGNSVTSINLASKSLSGSLPSNLNSLTQLTTLSLQSNSLSGPFPSLANLSSLQEIYLDTNNFTSIPSGCFQGLSSLQVLSMSQNINLVPWVLPNELTQASSLVTLAAGNANLYGSLPDIFDSFPNLQNLRLSYNNFSGFLPKSFSGSGIQNLWLNNQQFGLSGTIEVLSNMTQLNQVWLQKNQFTGPIPDISRCKTLFDLQLRDNLLTGIVPATLMSSTAILHVSLDNNKLQGPLPVFGSNVKKATFDGTNSFCQTKPGPCDPQVNTLLEVAGALGYPISLAESWEGNNVCDRWSFIVCDTQGKVITVNFENKHFTGIISPAFANLTSLKNLVLKNNNLTGSIPASLLTLQQLQLLDVSNNNLFGEIPKFPYTVKLIKTGNVLIGTTPSSGGGGGGTPSGSGSNGTTPNGSPAPASGGSSVSPGMIAGIVIAVVIFIVVVLFVSIKCYASKKHGKFGRVNNPMNGIEIAKSDVMSSANGYNGVQSDLHSQGSGDLHVFEGGNVAISIHVLRDVTNNFSEDNILGRGGFGVVYKGELHDGTKIAVKRMESVAVGTKGLNEFQAEIAVLTKVRHRHLVALLGYCINGNERLLVYEYMPQGTLTQHLFDWREIGVPPLTWKQRVTIALDVARGVEYLHSLAQQSFIHRDLKPSNILLGDDMRAKVADFGLVKNAPDGKYSVETRLAGTFGYLAPEYAATGRVTTKVDVYAFGVVLMELMSGRKALDDTMPDERSHLVSWFRRVLVNKENIPKAIDQTLDPDEETMGSIYKVAELAGHCTAREPYQRPDMGHAVNILGPLVEHWKPTTNEEEENSGIDLHMSLPQALQRWQANEGTSRMFDDLSYSQTQSSIPSKPSGFADSFDSMDCR; from the exons ATGGGTCCGCTGAGAACCCTACAAGCTCTCTGCCTAacactctctcttctcctcttgACCACCACCAGCACCACAGCAGACGACTCAGATGTGATGTCGAAGCTTGCAGAAGGCCTCAAGAACACACCCAAAGACTGGTCAACAGGAAAAACCTACTGCGACTGGGAGGGCATCAAATGTGACGGAAACAGTGTCACCTCCATCAACTTAGCCTCCAAGTCTCTCTCTGGCTCTCTCCCTTCAAATCTCAACTCTCTCACTCAGCTCACCACCCTCTCACTCCAAAGCAACTCTCTTTCTGGCCCCTTTCCTTCTTTAGCCAACCTCTCTTCGCTCCAAGAAATCTATCTTGACACCAACAATTTCACTTCCATTCCTTCTGGGTGTTTTCAAGGCCTCTCAAGCTTGCAGGTTTTGAGCATGAGCCAAAACATCAATCTTGTTCCATGGGTTTTGCCCAATGAGCTCACTCAAGCTTCAAGCTTGGTCACTTTAGCTGCAGGTAATGCAAACTTATATGGGTCTTTGCCTGATATCTTTGATTCCTTTCCAAACTTGCAAAATCTGAGGCTTTCTTACaataatttttctgggtttttgcCCAAAAGCTTTTCTGGATCTGGGATTCAAAACCTCTGGCTTAACAATCAGCAATTTGGGTTATCTGGTACGATTGAAGTTTTATCAAACATGACCCAGTTAAACCAGGTTTGGCTCCAGAAGAACCAATTCACTGGTCCGATCCCAGACATCTCAAGGTGTAAAACTTTGTTTGATCTTCAGCTTCGTGATAACCTGTTAACTGGCATTGTGCCAGCCACATTGATGTCCTCAACTGCCATACTACACGTTTCTTTGGACAATAACAAGCTGCAGGGTCCTCTGCCTGTGTTTGGGTCCAATGTGAAAAAAGCCACATTTGATGGTACTAATAGCTTCTGCCAAACCAAACCAGGACCTTGTGATCCGCAGGTCAACACTCTGCTTGAGGTTGCAGGGGCTTTGGGGTACCCAATTTCGCTTGCTGAGTCTTGGGAGGGAAACAATGTTTGCGATAGATGGAGCTTCATTGTTTGTGATACGCAAGGAAAGGTTATCACTGTGAATTTTGAGAACAAGCATTTCACTGGGATCATTTCGCCTGCGTTTGCCAATTTGACATCTTTGAAAAATTTGGTGTTGAAGAATAACAATTTGACCGGGTCGATACCGGCCAGCTTGTTAACCTTGCAGCAGCTTCAGCTTCTTGATGTTTCCAATAACAATCTTTTTGGggaaattccaaaattccCATATACggtgaagttaattaaaacaGGCAATGTCTTGATTGGGACTACTCCAAGCTctggaggtggaggaggtggaACTCCATCCGGGTCTGGTTCGAATGGAACTACACCCAATGGGAGTCCGGCTCCGGCATCGGGTGGTTCTTCAGTGTCTCCTGGTATGATTGCTGGTATAGTTATTGCTGTTGTAATATTCATTGTGGTGGTATTGTTTGTGTCCATCAAATGTTATGCTAGTAAAAAGCATGGGAAATTTGGAAGGGTCAATAACCCAATGAATGGGATCGAAATTGCTAAGAGTGATGTGATGAGTAGTGCAAATGGGTATAATGGAGTTCAAAGCGATTTGCATAGCCAGGGCAGTGGTGATCTTCATGTTTTTGAGGGTGGAAATGTTGCAATTTCGATCCATGTTCTTAGAGATGTGACAAACAACTTTAGTGAGGATAACATTTTGGGTAGAGGAGGGTTTGGAGTTGTTTATAAAGGTGAATTGCATGATGGTACTAAAATTGCTGTTAAGAGGATGGAATCTGTGGCAGTGGGAACTAAAGGGTTGAATGAGTTTCAGGCAGAAATTGCAGTCCTCACTAAGGTCAGGCATAGGCATCTGGTTGCTCTTTTAGGATACTGTATCAATGGCAATGAGAGGCTATTGGTATATGAGTACATGCCACAAGGGACATTAACACAGCATTTGTTTGATTGGCGTGAGATCGGAGTACCTCCACTTACTTGGAAGCAGAGAGTAACAATAGCATTGGATGTGGCAAGAGGAGTGGAATATCTGCACAGCTTAGCTCAACAAAGTTTCATTCACAGAGACTTGAAACCATCTAACATACTTCTGGGGGATGACATGAGGGCAAAGGTTGCTGactttggtttggttaaaaATGCCCCCGACGGAAAGTATTCTGTTGAGACACGGTTGGCAGGGACATTTGGGTATCTTGCACCAGAATATGCAG CTACTGGCAGAGTGACGACAAAAGTAGATGTGTACGCATTCGGAGTAGTGTTAATGGAGCTGATGAGTGGCAGAAAAGCCCTAGATGATACCATGCCAGATGAAAGGTCTCATTTGGTATCATGGTTCCGCAGAGTCCTTgtcaacaaagaaaacattcCAAAGGCTATCGATCAAACTCTTGACCCTGATGAGGAGACAATGGGGAGCATATACAAAGTTGCTGAGCTGGCAGGACACTGCACTGCTCGTGAGCCATACCAGAGACCAGACATGGGACATGCAGTCAACATTTTGGGTCCTCTTGTTGAGCACTGGAAACCTACCaccaatgaagaagaagaaaattctgGCATTGACCTGCACATGAGCCTTCCTCAAGCATTGCAAAGATGGCAAGCCAATGAAGGTACTTCCAGGATGTTTGATGATCTGTCCTACTCTCAAACTCAATCAAGCATCCCTTCAAAACCTTCCGGATTTGCTGATTCATTCGATTCGATGGATTGTCGATGA